A DNA window from Ostrea edulis chromosome 5, xbOstEdul1.1, whole genome shotgun sequence contains the following coding sequences:
- the LOC125649166 gene encoding perlucin-like, which translates to MYSYLGVKFVVQFTKMAITRTGQSLTKCAPWISVVVVLVTISNVNAGCPNGFLQHDDSCYKFFHSTKATWAEAMMYCQLFKSHLAVIESTREQNFVEGLFRREYHRGLPDGCWIDGTDSLVEGEWVWTTTGKTISTEDYQKWFPGKPDSGGTGEDCMALLQHENYSWDDDSCETMNNFLCETSSDAGGQLIVG; encoded by the exons ATGTATTCTTATCTGGGGGTCAAATTTGTCGTACAATTCACGAAAATGGCGATTACCAGAACTGGACAGTCGCTTACAAAGTGTGCTCCCTGGATTTCTGTTGTGGTAGTTTTGGTTACCATTAGTAATG TAAATGCGGGATGCCCAAACGGATTTCTTCAGCACGATGATTCTTGTTACAAATTTTTCCACTCCACCAAAGCGACCTGGGCAGAGGCCATG atGTACTGTCAGCTGTTCAAGTCACATCTCGCCGTCATCGAATCAACAAGAGAGCAAAATTTCGTTGAGGGGCTCTTCCGTCGAGAGTATCACAGAG GCCTGCCTGACGGCTGTTGGATTGATGGGACGGACTCCCTCGTGGAGGGTGAGTGGGTGTGGACGACGACAGGCAAAACCATATCGACAGAGGATTACCAGAAGTGGTTCCCAGGGAAGCCTGACTCTGGTGGCACCGGAGAGGATTGTATGGCACTACTACAACATGAGAACTACAGTTGGGATGATGACAGTTGTGAGACCATGAACAACTTCCTGTGTGAAACAAG TTCTGATGCTGGGGGACAGCTGATTGTGGGATAA
- the LOC125649167 gene encoding perlucin-like codes for MKGIAVFTCAVILLNAASVYSQNCPNGFMKHGEACYLFSILRVSWIQAMKFCEIYGGELAVIGSEEEQLWIESYLKSTWTTYNQTDGVWLGGADLLVENEWEWVAQQQPFTYSRWAPGEPSHYQRVGAAENCLDLLPHKQFMWNDESCAWKMNFLCKTSLLGDPLTVIGKRESD; via the exons CATCAGTTTACAGCCAGAACTGTCCAAATGGCTTCATGAAACATGGAGAAGCGTGCTACCTGTTTTCTATTCTCCGGGTTTCCTGGATTCAAGCTATG AAATTTTGCGAGATCTATGGCGGCGAATTGGCTGTAATAGGATCTGAAGAGGAACAGTTGTGGATAGAATCCTATCTCAAAAGCACCTGGACGACAT ACAATCAGACAGATGGGGTTTGGCTCGGTGGGGCGGATCTCTTGGTGGAAAATGAATGGGAGTGGGTTGCTCAGCAGCAACCCTTTACCTACTCCCGATGGGCGCCCGGGGAACCCAGCCACTACCAGAGGGTGGGAGCAGCTGAGAACTGCCTGGACCTGCTTCCACACAAGCAATTCATGTGGAATGACGAAAGTTGTGCCTGGAAAATGAATTTTCTTTGTAAAACAAg tttGCTTGGAGACCCATTGACGGTAATAGGAAAGAGAGAATCCGATTAG
- the LOC125649164 gene encoding cytochrome P450 2U1-like yields the protein MALVTFLSYGPYFMSAVVLLFTYLILKNRGLPPGPFSLPLIGNAGISDNKKLMILLKNLERKYGSIFRFRLGARHVTVVGGLENIKRVLEQDSLQPYRQWPNFITAVQPSPGSSLENDELSKVLGQLSKMTADNFLREKTSIEATILEEVRNLQRELSAEKCRPISMLNIVTEAVYNIVSAVTIGERLEFDRPSCRRFKECLQEISRCSNFVTPENGVSVLRFLSTKRISKLRDSVKYVQEFLEPRLINHKSSLIKKDLPDFIDVCLKRNSTEGKLINDGGILQGVINFFVSGCEPTISVSMWMFLLMTRYPELQKKCRHVIRLQIKDDGCVSWGDREQFPFILATIQEAQRFSNPVPFGYPYEVSSETDVGDFRVPSGDLLLMNYQSCHMDHTYWKRPAEFRPENFTDSDGELVHHEAFLPYGFGPITCKFNSFADQILFLVFTNIISKFELRAPDEHPSPPLTAEEGPIRYPKPYYVVPYPIQDEKD from the exons ATGGCTTTAGTGACTTTTCTATCATATGGACCTTACTTTATGAGCGCAGTGGTGCTTCTTTTTACCTACTTAATCTTGAAAAACCGCGGACTACCCCCAGGTCCCTTTAGTTTGCCTTTAATCGGTAATGCAGGCATATCAGACAACAAAAAGTTGATGATTTTACTGAAGAATTTGGAGAGAAAGTATGGAAGCATATTTCGGTTTAGACTTGGTGCGCGTCACGTTACCGTGGTCGGTGGACTTGAAAACATTAAACGGGTTTTGGAGCAAGATTCTTTGCAACCGTACCGACAATGGCCCAACTTCATCACGGCAGTTCAACCATCTCCAG GCTCTTCATTGGAGAACGATGAGCTTTCGAAGGTCCTTGGTCAGCTGTCCAAGATGACCGCCGATAATTTCCTGAGAGAGAAAACCTCAATAGAGGCAACCATTCTAGAAGAGGTTCGAAACCTGCAGAGGGAACTGTCGGCAGAGAAATGTCGACCAATCAGCATGCTGAATATAGTTACAGAAGCCGTGTACAACATTGTGTCAGCTGTTACGATTGGTGAAAG ACTTGAGTTTGATAGACCATCCTGTAGACGTTTTAAAGAATGCCTCCAAGAAATATCCAGATGTAGCAATTTTGTTACCCCTGAGAATGGCGTCAGTGTCCTTCGGTTCCTGTCCACTAAAAGG aTTTCAAAACTTCGAGATTCCGTCAAATATGTACAAGAGTTTCTAGAACCCAGATTGATCAATCACAAATCATCTTTGATCAAGAAAGACCTTCCGGATTTCATAGACGTTTGTTTAAAGCGCAACAGCACCGAAGGAAAATTAATCAACG ATGGAGGCATTCTCCAGGGGGTAATTAATTTTTTCGTTAGTGGCTGTGAACCCACCATCAGTGTATCGATGTGGATGTTTTTGTTGATGACGCGATACCCTGAACTTCAAAAGAAATGTCGCCATGTCATTCGACTGCAG ATAAAAGATGATGGATGTGTTTCCTGGGGAGACCGCGAGCAGTTCCCGTTTATCCTAGCGACAATACAAGAGGCGCAGCGCTTTTCTAACCCAG TGCCGTTCGGATATCCATACGAAGTTTCGTCAGAAACAGATGTTGGAGACTTCAGAGTCCCAAGCGGCGACCTGCTCCTGATGAATTATCAGTCGTGCCACATGGATCATACGTACTGGAAACGTCCTGCAGAATTCCGACCGGAAAACTTCACGGATTCGGACGGAGAGCTCGTCCACCATGAGGCCTTCTTGCCTTATGGATTTG GGCCTATAACTTGCAAGTTCAACAGCTTCGCAGACCAAATTTTGTTCCTCGTTTTTACAAATATAATCAGCAAATTCGAACTCCGAGCACCGGACGAACACCCAAGTCCACCTCTTACTGCAGAAGAGGGGCCTATACGATATCCCAAACCTTACTACGTTGTGCCGTATCCCATACAGGATGAGAAGGACTAA